A DNA window from Daucus carota subsp. sativus chromosome 3, DH1 v3.0, whole genome shotgun sequence contains the following coding sequences:
- the LOC108211839 gene encoding VAN3-binding protein: protein MESKRPDRTLSGEVQLPESPLEPMQFLSRSWSPSAFQISKTLVGPTTPKLVLQQKPSTSSKCANASSSGANSGAKTDEVLISGGFQPEESALLSGNTFSFASSATSQLVLERIMCQSEVSPLTSGRLSHSSGPLNASLTEDTSDGQPISPSDEYEDVVKFLRANNTLQPLFAASRNCYATSGSNTPGGKTVGRWLKERREKKKEDTRAHNAQLHAAVSVAGVAAAVAAIAAATAAASASGKDEQMAKTDMAVASAATLVAAQCVEAAESMGAERDHLTAAVNSAVNVKSHGDILTLTAAAATALRGAATLKARALKEVWNIAAVIPIDKGLGMGVGQTEQNGIVNGHYREELLPEENFLGVCNQELLARGTELLKRTRNGDLHWKIVSIYIHRSGQVMLKMKSKHVASTITKKKKNIVLEVCKNMPAWPGRHLLEGGEQRRYFGLRTTIRGVVEFECRSKREYDMWTQGASRLLSIASEAKKNVCRT, encoded by the exons ATGGAAAGCAAGAGGCCGGACCGTACACTTTCCGGCGAAGTTCAGCTGCCGGAAAGCCCACTAGAGCCCATGCAGTTCTTGTCAAGATCATGGAGCCCCTCAgcttttcaaatctctaaaaccCTAGTGGGTCCCACCACCCCAAAGCTTGTACTTCAACAAAAACCCAGCACTTCTTCAAAATGTGCTAATGCCTCTTCTTCCGGTGCTAATTCCGGCGCAAAAACCGATGAAGTACTTATTTCCGGTGGCTTTCAGCCCGAAGAGTCCGCTCTACTTTCCGGCAACACGTTTTCGTTTGCTTCTTCCGCAACTTCTCAACTTGTTCTTGAACGCATTATGTGCCAATCC GAAGTATCGCCATTAACCTCTGGGAGGCTATCTCACAGCAGTGGACCATTAAATGCTTCCCTCACTGAAGACACGTCCGATGGCCAACCGATTTCGCCGTCTGACGAGTACGAGGATGTTGTTAAG TTTTTGAGAGCAAACAACACACTACAGCCCCTATTTGCAGCCAGTCGCAATTGTTATGCGACAAGTGGCAGCAACACTCCAGGCGGAAAGACAGTTGGGAGGTGGCTAAAGGagagaagagaaaagaagaaagaagatacGAGAGCTCATAATGCGCAGCTTCATGCAGCTGTCTCAGTAGCTGGAGTAGCTGCTGCTGTGGCAGCCATCGCAGCAGCCACAGCCGCCGCTTCAGCTTCTGGAAAGGATGAACAGATGGCGAAGACTGACATGGCTGTAGCTTCAGCGGCTACATTAGTTGCTGCACAATGTGTGGAGGCTGCTGAGTCGATGGGAGCTGAGCGCGATCATCTCACAGCCGCGGTTAACTCTGCAGTTAATGTGAAATCGCATGGGGATATATTGACTCTTACAGCTGCAGCCGCCACTG CTTTACGCGGGGCAGCTACGTTAAAGGCAAGAGCGCTGAAGGAAGTTTGGAATATTGCAGCCGTGATTCCAATAGATAAAGGGCTTGGAATGGGGGTAGGCCAGACTGAACAGAATGGTATTGTTAATGGCCACTACCGCGAGGAGCTTTTACCAGAAGAGAATTTTCTAGGTGTCTGTAATCAAGAACTCCTTGCCAGAGGAACTGAGCTTCTCAAACGCACTCGCAATG GTGATCTTCACTGGAAAATTGTTTCCATTTACATTCACAGATCTGGACAG GTGATGCTGAAGATGAAGAGTAAACATGTCGCATCAACCATaacgaaaaagaaaaaaa ATATCGTGTTGGAGGTGTGCAAGAACATGCCAGCATGGCCAGGAAGACACTTACTCGAGGGTGGAGAGCAGCGGCGCTATTTTGGACTAAGGACAACGATAAGAGGGGTCGTGGAATTCGAGTGCAGGAGCAAGAGAGAATATGATATGTGGACTCAAGGGGCGTCAAGACTTCTCTCCATCGCATCCGAGGCTAAGAAAAATGTATGCAGAACCTAA